The genomic interval GCTCAGGCAGCCATTTCAACCACAGCAAATAAATAAAGGTTGTAGGCATTTTCATCAATAACCTATTTCGCAGCAAATACTCACAATTTCCCAATGCACAAATTATTAAGTGCAACTAACCTCAACCCAAAAAACAGCTAAAATAGGAATTGAAATCTAATAGAAGAAAGGGTATATTTCAAACAtagattataattatattatatattaaaagatgGTAAAGCTTAAATACTCATGAAGCacaaaatgaaccaaaaatGACTGAATGCAGAATATAAGACTTCATTAAAATCCTATCTCACAAATATCATCACAATGCACAGAAATTAAATCATTCCACTACAGCTCAAGAAAATACATTTAACATCATTCAATCATGTTCAAAATACATTTCAAACACACAGCAAATATTGGAAAAGAAGGTACACAAGATTTCCATCACATAACTTGGGGAAAAGAAAGACaggaagttaaaaaaaataaagatgtacAAGATAGCTTCTTACCATAATTAGTGTCAGAGTCATCCTTGTCACCATCACCATTGTATTGCTCCATTGTGAGGATGTAAGTGACCCGTGGCTTGGGTAAGATATAACATCTTATTTTGCATAAACTTGTAgccattaaatatttatttcttgttACTAGTAATCAGAACATAATCTATTTGTTATTCTACACTACAGCAACCAGATTTAAATACTGACACTACAAACACACTTTGAACAAATATTCCTCCTACATTGTAACATGACCAAAACCTTGCAGCAAGGAAATGCTGATACCCTCACCCTTCAGGGCCCTATCTTTCAAGTCTTAAGTCAGTGTGGatgaaaagaaggaaaatagaATAAACATTTTGAGCCTAAAATTTAAACAACAAATGAAATGGAGATGACAGAATTTTCACTATCATCAAGTCAATTACATGACTCTAATCAGAAACAAAAGGTCAGGACAGGTACACAAACAACATTTTCATGTATTGATCAACATATAATGCTGAAAATTTTGACCACACCAGCAAAATGGAAGGTCCCTTCTGCAACTTTGAAGCATGTTTCTTGATCCAAGACTAAGCACAGCAGAAATCTCATAGGAAGTTGCTAAGCATATTCTGACAAGACTCTAACAAATAAATCTATATAAGTATGCCTACTTTTTGTTCATATCTTTCCCATTATTCTGGGGATTAAGCTCATCGTCATCAAAATATTCTTCATAAAATTCTTCATCACTCTCTTCCTCCTCATCATCATAATACTCTTCGTTCTCATCATCCTTGCCATTTTGCAGAAGAAATGAGTCATCACTTGATTGTTGACCTCTTAACCTTTCTTGAATCCGATCCCTTATGGCAGTCCCCTGATATATACCCATGCAATGACAAccaaaagagaagaaaagatTAAAAGGTAATAgcgtttttaattttttttttttttttgcataagaAAGTCACAAAATGTTTCTGCATAAATTAGCTTACCATCTTATGACAACCTTCTTCAAACATTTCTAGAAATCCAGCAACCATACGATCAGCATTTTCCACCCACTCATTGCGATGCATACCAGCATTCTTTGCAACAGTTTGGATCTAGATGAACAACAGATATGTGTACATCTGTCATAATTCTAATCCACTGCAggtaattttaaaatgtatgcCAACATAAATTGTAATTGTGAATGACTGTCCATAGCCATGACTATTGCTCAAATATTGATATCCTAAACAAGAATCCACTTTCTCAAGAAGAATCCCTACAATTTATTGTTTGTTTCATCCTTAAACCTTGCTTTCATCTATACTGCCATACACAGTTAAAATTATGGTTACCATAGATCGAAGTACCACATATCCTACTCTCTCTCACTGAGATCTACATTTAGCAAATTGAGTGTCTCCTCTTCTATAGTCGTTgagtatttaggtcatttaccaACTTTTTATTTACCCCACAAAATTGTACAGCTTATGGGTTGAGATAAATTGATAAAAGAATCATTAAAATTGTTTAGCATTGTCACTGTTTCATAGACATTCATTGCAAGCAAAATTCAAATGTAAGTTTGATGATGAGGAAAGCGAAACAGAACCTAATAGTGGAAAAGCTAATGCTCCTTCAAACTTCAAAGGTACTATTTAGGGAAGAGAAGCAAAGTGCAAGAGAGCATCACTTTATATTTCTTTGCGGCAGCCAGAACCACCATTTATGAACCTTTCTTCATTTCACCTCTATAGTCTACTCTCACTTCACTACCTCTTCCCTTGCCCCATCCCCAAATACATGCACAGTGCACCATGCAGCTTAGTCAAATGATATGGCGTAATAACTTATAGACCTTTTACACCAACCTTTTCTTGTTGTTCTTTAACTTTCTCCTGCAAAGTTTTCAGCCTCCTATTCACGCGCAGTCGCTTTTCCTGTTCATATTAAATACGAACACAATAAAACATGAGCCCCTCCCCAAATGATTGGCCAGATTAAGAGCAACATAAGAGTGGACATTTCActcaataaaattatcatatttaacGTACAAGATAACAAAGAGATATAAACCAAAATCACACCTTAACATAGCTCACACCGAGCTCTTTTCTTGAGTACCCACGATCCAAGTTACGCAGCACATACTGATTATAATCTTTCACAATCCTCATTATCAAATCTGATGTAGATATTCCTTCAGTCCGTTGTGTTTCCTTAAACCTCCCAACAGCTTTAACCTGCATAGAAAATCATACAGCACATTATATATGCAGCAGAAAAAAGCccaatgaaattttaaaaacaataaataaagaaaaaaagatatcGAAGAGTGAAAAATTACTCATACATACAAATTCATAAACATCATTTGCAGCACCACTGGTATCAGCATATCTGTCAACATTTCATCGACAAACCCAAAGCATTATATAAGGCATTTAATTGTTTAAACAACGAGCCAACAACAATATAGGTctacaaaaagaaaatcatGATTACAAACTCAGGCAGTACCAAAGGAGTTGCAACAGGAAATGGATGATCTTATgtaaattttcatataattttgacATGTAAAAATTGTGTCTATCATTCTATCCATGGGAATTAAATATGCAAAATCATCAcaaaaattttaacaaaaatgtttTGTGCAGCAATGTCATGTAAAAATCTAAGATTTACAAGATATCACTATTGGTGTAAACCAGTTTTAAACTGCCACCCAATCAAAATCCACTATTTTGTCATGCCACTCAATTTTTATAGgatattcatttttaaaattgatgatttgACATGACATAATAGAGAACTCTATTGGATGTCAAATTAATCTACACTCAGTGCACTGTGTTATTAATTAAACTCAAAAACCTACGAAGATATCCATTTTTATTGCTGTTATACCATATATGGCAGGATAAGTTGAAAAGCACTCAGCATAGGTTTCGCTGAAAATGTTTTGAAGTTTATTCAAATATAGCTATAACACTCAAAACAAGTACTTCCTCTGTTTCGTTTTACTTGTTACTTCATTTAGCACATACATAGGTTGAAAAAATACACctaaattaatagtataaaaaaacaCACCTAAAAAACATACCTAAAAACACACCcaacaaaaaaaatagtatgAGAATGATTTTCCgattttcaaatataatttttaccttataaatttaatatctttatatgaataaatgataaaattatgttttttaccgaactcataataattaattgaatatgagcaactttaaaattttaaaagtaatactacttaaaattaaattaatttttctaaaatgaaaacaaatatacttaaaaatataaaaaaaaaaatgaaatgaaatggaATCTTACGGAAGCGAATCGTgagctacaaaatcaattttgtttttgtcaagAAACTCTTGATTGATAACCCAAGGTGCATCCGGGATCACTTCATCCACCCATCTGCTCACCGTGAAAAAACGGTTACACATTAATTTTCCTAACTTATAAAACTAATTAGTTAGGGTTACagtaattaaaaatgtaaatacaGAAAACGGTATTGTTATAATATACTTGCAGTGGCGGAGGGATTCATAACGTTCATCCTCGGTCATAACGGTTTTTCCTTTATACTTGTGTGTTACTGCGTCGCTGCAGCATCCAACCAGAAGATACGTGTTCGgaaatctaaaaattaaaaaaagaaaaagaaaatataattattataattgtagTGATCATGGACTAATACGAATGAAAAGAGTGAAAATGAAGGAGAGAAGGGAGATGTACGATTTTTTGGCTTGTTCGAGGGAACGGGCGTGGCCGAAGTGGAAGAGATCGTAGATGCCATCGGCGTAGACACGAACGGGACGGTCTTCTGGGGGAGGAAGATGAGGGATTGTGGATGAtgtcatgtttttttttccgTGTCGATCGATCCCGATTGATATTTCTTCTCTGCTTTTCTCTTTTCTAATTTCCTCACGATCACTTGCGATTACGCGTTAATTCcgcttttttttgtttttaatattttttgtggtACCTTTTTTATTTCGCcttaaatacaatttaaattaatcaaactAGTTGGCACTCGGAAATAGCTACGTGGTATTCCTTTTCTTAAATTCTAGCGCTGTGAACGACGTGTGAacctttttgtattttttatatgcaACAATTTACTTGTATAAGTTTaactaaagtttttttttattctggTGTAGTAAAGTTGTATTTTATTCGTATTAATCAgtgtctttaattttatttatatataaagtaGTTTGAACAAATACCTAGGtgtgatattttaattaaattttaatattttattataataatttgaaaaaatgattaaacttaaaaaatcacaattataatttaatataatttaaaatttaattgtataaactaaatgtaatttaaataattgaaatagaaaaaaataaatttaaaagatgttagtgaaaattgaactaaatttaaaagattattcgctattttttattttgtataataataataataatataattgattagttaattaatctaactattaaataaaataattttttcttaaaaaaattattattaattaattttagttttaatgtCTTTATTTTCACCGAATATCGAAATTGATTCATCTATTTTATAAATcgataattttgatttatttttcatatttttaaattaaaaaatgataatttgacatattttaaatgatgtaacatattatttcataaaataaaaatatctaggtgcattaattatttatatctcattaattaaattaaaaaaataaaaaattttaaaagttgaatgTTAAGTTTTTAGATGATTTTACTGcgtttttaaatattattaattattttaaatcatatgtcacgttatttaaaacatattatattttcatttttattaaaaagttaaaataaatgaccaaaattgttatattttaaaataggataaTTAATTCcgataattgatttaaatagacacactaaaattataattaaactttaaataaattataaataactattatttttggaattgtgtgtgaTGTGATgtgaaataatttaattttttaatgtaaataaagaTTAGTCAAGTTGATATGTAGTGAGACTCAActaatctaaatattttttcataaaaaaatattttaatcatacTTTACATtctttttatgaaatattttacaatgtattaaaaaataaatgtttgtttagtgtaaaaaaatgtatttaattaatatttttttgatttagtaGTAGATTTTGTTCCTctatttttactatatatatcattaaatcAGTTCTCCTATTGTAAAATCTAACAGTTTAATATACTActtctgattttttaatttaaaaatgacaatgtaacatactttaaataatgtgacatatgatatgatgatatATAATGATTAATACACATGAAATTACAATAAACCTTTCTAAATGTTaactttcaatttcaaaaaaaaattcatttttgtatttaattaatgtcatatatttaattaatgtcttATAATTATATAAGTACTTAATGAATCTAAATGATTATAAATCATAcgcaaaataatttaaaatatgttaaatctcTATTTTTCGTTCAAAAATATGTGAAAGAGatcaaaattgttgatttttaaaataagaggtCAATTCtttgaatcaataaaaatagaggatcaaaattgcaattaagtatTTCTTTCTAgtatttgtttaaatatttagtcatttttataattattttaaaaagatttacATACATCACAACTATTCATATAAATGACTTTACatataattttagtaaaaattaaatatttttaataatttaacaattgTGATAGATTGAGTGTCTCTTTACACTAACAatttatataaactaaatttattgtgtttttattcacttttaataatctattttgaataattcacaatttatatacattctcttatttttatataaaaaattaccaccacaatttttaaaaatttggaatttttcTCTTCTGCTTAATTTAAGACTTGTCTTTGTTGAAGTGACATGTTATCAGGTGATGTAACAGTGCATATGTgggtttagtaaaaaaaaaaaggctaaaatgaaggaaatgtaaaataatagaaaattcgGGTTTTGCAATGCTACCATATTTAGAGATTTATTAACTCGCGGTTAAACTTGTCAATtgtcacattaaaaataaaaaataaaattaaaaaactccAAATTTTGTACTAGACAAGATTTATGGAATTctaaaaattgttaaataatattttcagttttaaaatttgaaaaactaaaatcacaaataattgaaaataaaatatcaaaagtgtatataaatttttttgggataaaatttaaaactttgtttTTCTAGAGGGCAAAGCCATTTGATtagaaattatattaattttttcactATCAACTAGTATAACACTTGTGCTAACGCATGATCGCGTGTTGTAGTTGATGAGTGTTGAAGCACACATAATCGAAGTTTAcaaaatttaagttataaatatcGCATGTGAATTATCCAAAAAATGAACCATGAATACCAAAGACTTGATAATAATGATTCTAGTTCTCATAATACTTATGACTACATTACGTGAAAATAACAAATTACATACTAACAAACCAACACAAAAATATCGGCAAGACAATACACAAAACAACTATTTTAGACCACCCTTCAATAATCTTATAGGACAGTTAAGTGATTGATTAAATTTGACATCATGAGTCTATTCTGTACAATTATAAATAGTCAATCTCAAAAGTAGGATATCAAAATATTTGCTAACAGACTGATGATCAACTTCACAATAAAgttgaaagtaaaaaaataaaatgagcaaatattttttcaatgacaattattattatagattACTTATCATGTTGTGAAGGCTAATTGTAATTTAACATAAGGTACATTGATATAAAGGTCGTTAGATTGCTTGTCAAATTCATGTTAGTAGTGGACAATATCAAATTAATGCATTTAATGGCGATTTCACGAACATTAAAGATCATTATTAAGCTAAATAGCACTCacgtctcttaacttaatttaagTTAACGTTTaagtctttttttattttccgatttagttctttattttaattttaagtgataatttgatcttttaaaatgtcaacattgTTATcctattttttacaaaaaatttatcaaaattttcaaacaaaactcataaaattaataatcatcttcaatataatgcaaatttcatcaaatacataattcaattattcaaataaactcatatttttgtctccaacaacatcaaattcaccaaataaataattaaaatatgagtttatttaaagatttaagttaaaaatttgatgaaatgtgcattatattgaagatgataattaattttatgagttttgtttaaaaattttgataaattttttgaagttttgtaaaaaaaaagtataacattattatattttaaaacattaaaaattgaattatcacttaaaattaaaataaaagaccaaattaaaaaaaaatattaaatgactaaaacgttaattgaaattaaagtaaGGGACCGTATTTACTATCTAGCTTCGTTGTTAATACCTCTATAGTTAAGTATGTGCACATTCAAGTTGCATGTATGATTTCTAAATAATCCCAATCGATAGGACTTtgttcaatttatgtcaatgcCTATATAATAAtcactaataattaaaattgtgcTCTATGTTACACATGGATGATACCTACTCAAATTTGTAGGAATACACTTGTACAGTTAAAAACTACTGGCAATAATTTAAAATGGTGCACAAATTTAGTATCAAATGTCAATATAGTCATTACTTTTGATGATGTGTTgaatagagagagaaaaaaggTAGTTTAATTAATAGCTTCAGTGGCaatatattttcttaagtttACATTGGAAGACCAGACTACCTTATATCATAAATTGAAATTGGACCATTAGAAGTTTTAAAATTACATCATACATACTACCTTTTAAGAAGAACAATATAAGTCCACTATAGTCGAAATAATGATATGCAACATACTTACACCAAAAAACCTCATAATAAATCATGATCACAAATAAGCTAAAAAAACTCTTATATTTTGTGCCTTGAAATCAAACTATCTTGATTGCAGTTTGATTGTTTTTGTTGGTtgtaaaatgaattattttctgCGGTTATATTTATgacattataaatatatttttttaaatatatttttttataaaaaataaattaaaatttttaatatatttttaatcct from Cicer arietinum cultivar CDC Frontier isolate Library 1 chromosome 5, Cicar.CDCFrontier_v2.0, whole genome shotgun sequence carries:
- the LOC101490616 gene encoding choline-phosphate cytidylyltransferase 2, giving the protein MTSSTIPHLPPPEDRPVRVYADGIYDLFHFGHARSLEQAKKSFPNTYLLVGCCSDAVTHKYKGKTVMTEDERYESLRHCKWVDEVIPDAPWVINQEFLDKNKIDFVAHDSLPYADTSGAANDVYEFVKAVGRFKETQRTEGISTSDLIMRIVKDYNQYVLRNLDRGYSRKELGVSYVKEKRLRVNRRLKTLQEKVKEQQEKIQTVAKNAGMHRNEWVENADRMVAGFLEMFEEGCHKMGTAIRDRIQERLRGQQSSDDSFLLQNGKDDENEEYYDDEEEESDEEFYEEYFDDDELNPQNNGKDMNKK